The following is a genomic window from Crossiella equi.
TGGGCGTCCAGCCCTCCGAACGCACCCACTGGCTCCCACAGCCCCGGCAGGCCAGCACCGGCAGGCCGCGCAGCTCCGCCCGCGTCTCGTGCCAGGCGCACAGCGAGCGGCAGGGGTGGATGGCGAGCTCGCTCACCCGGCCGAGCTGTCCGAGGTGGTCGGCGACACCGAGTGCGAGGTGGTGGTGGTCGACGAGGTGGTCGGGACCGTCGACCCCCGCGTGGTGGTGGTCGTGGTGGGCGGCTGCTGGGAGATGGTCGGCTCACCGCCGCCCGGCGGGGGCTGGCCCGGGTCCGAGGTCTGGCCCGGCGTCGTGGTGGTGCTCGACGACGTCGTGGTCGAGGACTTCGAGGTGCCCGAGGTGGTGCTGGACGGGGTGGTGGAATCCGTCTCGGTGATCGTCACGGTCTGGCCGTTGGTCACCGTCACCCGGGACACGATGTTGTCCAGGCGGCTGTTCCCCGGCGGGTTGGCCGTGGGCTTGTTCGTTGAGCTCAGGGCCGCGATCCCGGCGAAGGCGGTCGCGGTGGCCAGGGCGACCGCGGCCAGTGCCGCGCCGCGCGGCAGATCCGAACGGCGCTTCCCGTCCGGCGGTGGGGACGCCATCATCTGCCGAACACCTGCACCCAGTGCGGGCCGCGGGCGTCGTGCCCGACGCCGATCGCGACGAACGAACAGTTCAGGATGTTCGCCCGGTGACCTGAAGAACCCATCCACGACTCCATGACCTTCTCGGCAGTGCGCTGTCCGCGGGCGATGTTCTCACCGCCTGGCGCTGGGTAACCAGCCGATCGCGCTCTGTCAACGAAGGACGTACCGTCCGGTGCGGTGTGCGAGAAGTAACCGCGGCTGGCCATATCGGCCGCATGCCGCTGGGCCGCAGCAACCAACCGCTCGTCTACTCGGAGGCTACGGCAGCCCGCCCGCGCCCGCTCCTGGTTCACCAGCTGCACCACACGCGCCGCGGGCGAGGCGGCCGGGTTGTCCGGGGGCCGGGTGGTCGTGGTGGGCGGGGCCTGCGTCGTGGGCGGCGGCGCCTCCGCGCTGCTGGAGGAGGGCGGCGGCTCGCCGGAGCTGCTCGGCGGCGGCGCCTCGGTGCTGCTCGCCGGGGTCTCGCTGGTGCTGCTCGGCGCGGTGCCCGACGGGGCGGACGTGACCGCGCTGGTGGCCACCACCAGGGTGCCCTCGCCGCCCTGCCACTGCGGCAGCGCGCCGTCGCGGGCGACGCCGGAGACCTCCTCACGCGCGGCCTCCGCGCTGGCGATGAGGTCGACCCCGGTCAGCGCCTGCAGCGCGGTGGGCGCCAGCAGGGACACCGCGCAGGCGCCACCAGCACCGATCATCATCGCGACGAGGCCGAGGACACCGGGGTTGCGTTCCTTGCGCCGGGTGGTCACGGCGAGGAAACGTACCACCATCGAGTTAACCCGGTTGGTCCCCGCTGTCCGAAAACCGTTATCCGGCACGATGAAGCCGTGTTGAACGAGGAGCAACCGGTCCGGCTCACCGCCTGGGTGCACGGCCAGGTGCAGGGAGTCGGTTTCCGCTGGTGGACGCGCAGCCGGGCCTTGGAGCTGGGTTTGGTCGGCTGGGCCCGCAATACCAGGGACGGCCGCGTTGAGGTAGTGGCGGAGGGCACTGGCGAACGTTGCTCGCGGCTGCTGTCCTACCTCCAGTCGGGTGATACCCCCGGTCGGGTGACCACCGTGGTGGAGCAATGGGGGACAGCGAAGGGTGGTTTGACCGGGTTTCCGGAACGATGAGCGAATCCCCATAGCCCGAAAGATCAAGTAAGGTCAAGCTCATGGGTAGGCCCATTTTCACCGGTGCCACCGGTTCAGTGGCTCGCGCGCTCGACGAGATCGGTGATCCCCAGGTCCTCCTCCTCGTGGAGCAACTGTTCGCCGGGACGAGTGACCCGGTCGAGCTGCGCCGGGGCCTGGGCATGCGGGTGGAGCTGTTCGACCCGCTGCTGGCCCGCTGCGTCGAGCACGGGTTCGTCCAGCGCCGCCCGCGCCCGCAGGCCGGGGCCATCGTGTGGGAGTACTTCGCCACCGAGAAGGCCGAACCCCTGCGCGCGGTGCTCAACGCCCTGGACGCCTGCGGCCTGGCCTGGCCCGCCCTCGGTGAGGACAGCAGGCCCCGCGCCTCCCGCAGCCGCGCCCGGCACAAGGCCGGGGAACCGGACGTCGAGCCCAGCCGGGTGGTGCCCTTCCCTCGGCGCTGAGCTGCCCGAACACGCCCGCGCCCGCCCGGTGCGGACCTCCGATCGGATGACACGGGTACCCTCACCCGGATACCCCGAGCGGTCCAGCGCGGGAAGGAGCGGGCGCACGTGCACCTCAAGAGCCTGACGCTGAAGGGCTTCAAGTCCTTCGCCTCGGCCACCACGCTGCGCTTCGAGCCGGGCATCACCTGCGTCGTCGGCCCGAACGGCTCCGGCAAGTCCAACGTGCTCGACGCCCTGGCCTGGGTGATGGGCGAGCAGGGCGCCAAGGCGCTGCGCGGCGGCAAGATGGAGGACGTCATCTTCGCGGGCACCTCCGGCCGCCCGCCGCTGGGCCGCGCCGAGGTCACGCTCACCATCGACAACTCCGACGGCGCGCTGCCCATCGACTACACCGAGGTCAGCATCACCCGCCGGATGTTCCGCGAGGGCTCCTCGGAGTACGAGATCAACGGCACCAAGTGCCGCCTGCTCGACGTCCAGGACCTGCTCAGCGACTCCGGCATCGGCCGTGAGATGCACGTCATCGTCGGCCAGGGCATGCTCGGCCAGATCCTCCAGTCCCGGCCCGAGGAGCGGCGCGCGTTCATCGAGGAGGCCGCGGGCGTCCTCAAGCACCGCAAGCGCAAAGAGAAGGCCATCCGCAAGCTCGACGCGATGCAGGCCAACCTCACGCGCCTGACCGACCTCACCGCCGAGCTGCGCCGCCAGCTCAAGCCGCTGGGCAAGCAGGCCGAGATCGCGCGCAAGGCCCAGACCGTCCAGGCCGACCTGCGCGACGCCCGGCTGCGCATGCTCGCCGACGACCTGGTCACCCAGCGCTCGGACCTGGCCAAGGAGGAGGCCGACGAGGCCACCGCGCGCAAGCGCCGCGCCGAGGTCGAGCAGCTGCTCCAGGTCGCCCAGTCCGAGCAGGGCGAGCTCGAGGAGACCCTGGCCGCCGAGGCGCCGGTGCTCGCCAACGCCCAGGAGACCTGGTACCGGCTGTCCGCGCTGGAGGAACGGCTGCGCGGCACGGTCCGCCTGGCCGCCGAGCGCGCCCGGCACCTCTCCGCCCCGGTCGAGGCCAGCCGCGGCGGCCGCGACCCCGAGGACCTGGAGCGCGAGGCCGAGGAGGTCGCCCTCCAGGAGGCCGAGCTGCAGGAGGCCGCCGAGGCCGCGGCCGAGGCGCTCACCATCGCCCAGGCCACCCGCACCGAGTTCGAGCAGGCGCTGAAGAACGCCGAACGCGCCCACCTCGCCGCCATCCGCGCCATCGCCGACCGCCGCGAGGGCCTGGCCCGCCTGGCCGGTCAGGTCGAGGCGCTGCGCAGCAAGACCGGTGCCACCGCCGAGGAGATCGAGCGCCTGTCGCTGTCCCTGGCCGAGTCCCGGGAACGCGCCGAGCTCGCGCAGGCCGAGCTGGAGGAGGCCCAGGCCGAGTCCGGTGTCCAGGAGGACGGCGACTCCGGTGTGGGCGAGCGCCAGCAGGCCGCGCAGGCCGCGCACAAGCTGGCCCGCGCCCGGGTCGAGGAGCTGGTCACCGCCGAGCGCAAGGCCGAGCGCGAGATCGCCTCCTGGAAGGCCCGCGTGGACGCGCTGTCCCTGGGCCTGACCCGCAAGGACGGCGCGGGCGCGCTGCTGGCCGCCGGGTCCAGGCTGCCCGGCCTGCTCGGTTCGGTGGCCGCGCTGATGACCGTCGAACCCGGTGCCGAGGTGGCCATGGCCGCCGCGCTCGGCCCGGTCGCGGACGCGGTCGCCCTCACCGGCACCAGCGACGCCCTGGCCGCGCTCGAGCTGCTCAAGACCTCTGACTCCGGCCGCGCCGGGCTGCTCGTCGGGGCCAACCAGGACCCGCTCGACCGCTCCGGCTGGCCGCAGCTGCCGCCGGGGGCGCGCTGGGCGGTCGACCTCGTGCAGGTGCCGCAGCAGCTTCGCCCCGCCCTGCACCGCGCGCTCGACCGCATGGCCGTGGTCGAGGACCTCGCCTCGGCGGGCCGCCTCGTGCAGGCCCACCGCGAGGTCCGCGCGGTCACCACCGACGGCGACGTGCTCGGCGCGGACTGGGCGGTCGGCGGCTCCGGCCGCAGCCAGAGCGTCATCGAGGTGCAGGCCGCCGTCGACGAGGCCCGCGAGCAGCTGGCCCAGGCCGAGCACCGCCTGGAGGCGGCCAGCGCCGCCCTGGACGGCGCCCGCGCCGAGGAGAAGGCCCGCCGCGAGGACGTCACGCTCGCCCAGGAGGCGGTCAACGAGTCCCGCGTGCAGCGCGCCCGCAGCTCCGAACGCCTGGCCCGCCTCGGGCAGGCCGCCCGCTCCGCGCTGGCCGAGGCGCAGCGGCACGAGACCGCGCGCGCCAAGGTCGAGCAGTCCCGCGAGGAGAACCTGGCCCGCCTGGCCGAGCTGGAAGAGCGCCTCCTGGAGGTCGAGGACGCGCAGGAGGGCGAGGACGAGCCGGACACCACGGCCCGCGACGAGATCGCCGCCTCCCTGGCCGAGGCCC
Proteins encoded in this region:
- a CDS encoding winged helix-turn-helix transcriptional regulator; the encoded protein is MGRPIFTGATGSVARALDEIGDPQVLLLVEQLFAGTSDPVELRRGLGMRVELFDPLLARCVEHGFVQRRPRPQAGAIVWEYFATEKAEPLRAVLNALDACGLAWPALGEDSRPRASRSRARHKAGEPDVEPSRVVPFPRR
- a CDS encoding CAP domain-containing protein, with protein sequence MVVRFLAVTTRRKERNPGVLGLVAMMIGAGGACAVSLLAPTALQALTGVDLIASAEAAREEVSGVARDGALPQWQGGEGTLVVATSAVTSAPSGTAPSSTSETPASSTEAPPPSSSGEPPPSSSSAEAPPPTTQAPPTTTTRPPDNPAASPAARVVQLVNQERARAGCRSLRVDERLVAAAQRHAADMASRGYFSHTAPDGTSFVDRARSAGYPAPGGENIARGQRTAEKVMESWMGSSGHRANILNCSFVAIGVGHDARGPHWVQVFGR
- a CDS encoding acylphosphatase, with amino-acid sequence MLNEEQPVRLTAWVHGQVQGVGFRWWTRSRALELGLVGWARNTRDGRVEVVAEGTGERCSRLLSYLQSGDTPGRVTTVVEQWGTAKGGLTGFPER
- the smc gene encoding chromosome segregation protein SMC produces the protein MHLKSLTLKGFKSFASATTLRFEPGITCVVGPNGSGKSNVLDALAWVMGEQGAKALRGGKMEDVIFAGTSGRPPLGRAEVTLTIDNSDGALPIDYTEVSITRRMFREGSSEYEINGTKCRLLDVQDLLSDSGIGREMHVIVGQGMLGQILQSRPEERRAFIEEAAGVLKHRKRKEKAIRKLDAMQANLTRLTDLTAELRRQLKPLGKQAEIARKAQTVQADLRDARLRMLADDLVTQRSDLAKEEADEATARKRRAEVEQLLQVAQSEQGELEETLAAEAPVLANAQETWYRLSALEERLRGTVRLAAERARHLSAPVEASRGGRDPEDLEREAEEVALQEAELQEAAEAAAEALTIAQATRTEFEQALKNAERAHLAAIRAIADRREGLARLAGQVEALRSKTGATAEEIERLSLSLAESRERAELAQAELEEAQAESGVQEDGDSGVGERQQAAQAAHKLARARVEELVTAERKAEREIASWKARVDALSLGLTRKDGAGALLAAGSRLPGLLGSVAALMTVEPGAEVAMAAALGPVADAVALTGTSDALAALELLKTSDSGRAGLLVGANQDPLDRSGWPQLPPGARWAVDLVQVPQQLRPALHRALDRMAVVEDLASAGRLVQAHREVRAVTTDGDVLGADWAVGGSGRSQSVIEVQAAVDEAREQLAQAEHRLEAASAALDGARAEEKARREDVTLAQEAVNESRVQRARSSERLARLGQAARSALAEAQRHETARAKVEQSREENLARLAELEERLLEVEDAQEGEDEPDTTARDEIAASLAEARQEEVEARLVQRTSEERARALLGRADSLRRAARAEREARERAERARAARTLGATVANAVVAAGETALGRIAHSLARAATERDAAQVRKAEHESLLAKVRNRVRELAGELEKLTDAVHRDEVLRAEQRLRIEALETKIADDFGIGLDDLVAEYGPMAFIPPSALEVAEYEAAKERGEEVTAPQPMPYDRPTQERRAKRAERDLALLGKVNPLALEEFAALEERYKFLSTQLEDLKATRRDLLTVVKEVDEKILALFADAYEDVAREFVEVFQTLFPGGEGRLLLTDPEDLLTTGIEVEARPPGKKVKRLSLLSGGEKSLTAVAMLVAIFRARPSPFYIMDEVEAALDDTNLRRLITLFSQLRDKSQLIIITHQKPTMEIADALYGVSMRGDGISQVISQRLRGVDTVAPAADKSVTENAETPEPVPAN